The Acidiferrobacter thiooxydans sequence GCTTCGCTTCTGGCATCTTGTCTCCTTCCTCCCTTCCCAAACCGGGACTGGGCCCGTCCGAATCGCCACGACACGGTCACACGCAAGCCCGCGGCGCCCCCGGGCGCCCCTTTGGGTATCCGGCCCTCGCAACGCCGGCATCGAATAGCGTGGCCCGTGACCGCGAGGCCACCGTCTGGGTCCCCGGCGCGCCCCGGATCGTCAAAACGTCGTCGGCACCGTCACGCTGAGATCGATATTGGGGGCATCCTTGGTCAGTCCCACGGCCACGTTCGTGACAATCGTCACCCGGCGGCTGTCGGCATAGGACATGCCCAGATTCAACACCGCGGCGTTGCCACTGCTGCCGACCACCGCCTGCCAGGGGCCGCCCGCGGGCTTTATACGGGTCTCGGCGATGAGCGTCTCGGCCATGGACAGTGTGAGACTCACGCGCCGATTGAGCGCAAAGGCGGTACCGCCCCCGAAGCTCACGGAATTGCCGCCGGCAACCTGTCCTGGTTGGGGTGTCGTGGTACTCGAGATGTTGCCGAAGCTGCGCGGGATATTGTAGGTGTAGTTCACGCTTCCAAAGAGGATGGCCGGACTGACGGGCTTTATGAACGATAGCCCCGTCGATACCGACCATACCCCGTTGCCCGTCGGCAAGGACTGTGGGTAACTCAGATTGTTGTTTTGGGGTTGAGTCACCACCGGAATGCCGTAAGGCCCGCGTCCGGTCGGCGCCTTGGCGGTCAGGTTCCAGATGGTCGCGCCCCCTCCGCTGCTTCCCGATATTTGATAGTACAGGGCGGCGCTGGCATCCCCGATCTGGCCCTTGTTGGTCACGTCCTGCTGACTTGCCTGCAGGCTCGAGCTATTGGCGCCCACCGATACATACGTACTCTGCCGGGCCAGGTAGGGCACGGTCACCGACAGCTCGAGGTCATTCGTAGGGGCGTAGCTGGTCTGCAGCGACAAGGTCTCGATGTTGCTTTGCACCTTGCTCACATTGATCTGTCCGAGAAAGATCGCCCCCAGGGCCAGAAATCCATTCAGGGTCAGCGAGTTGCTGTCCGAGTAGGCGTAACTGACCCCAGGCTGAAGGATCCATTGTCCGGCCTTGAACAGGGCGTTTTGCTGGCG is a genomic window containing:
- a CDS encoding transporter, which produces MRTRSYRPIFVALAVVCAGTPQAWAGTSSPGPLDVQHKPGAQESVQAVYRQQNALFKAGQWILQPGVSYAYSDSNSLTLNGFLALGAIFLGQINVSKVQSNIETLSLQTSYAPTNDLELSVTVPYLARQSTYVSVGANSSSLQASQQDVTNKGQIGDASAALYYQISGSSGGGATIWNLTAKAPTGRGPYGIPVVTQPQNNNLSYPQSLPTGNGVWSVSTGLSFIKPVSPAILFGSVNYTYNIPRSFGNISSTTTPQPGQVAGGNSVSFGGGTAFALNRRVSLTLSMAETLIAETRIKPAGGPWQAVVGSSGNAAVLNLGMSYADSRRVTIVTNVAVGLTKDAPNIDLSVTVPTTF